One window of Leishmania mexicana MHOM/GT/2001/U1103 complete genome, chromosome 12 genomic DNA carries:
- a CDS encoding promastigote surface antigen protein PSA: MAQCVRRLVLAAPLAAVVALLLCTSSAPVARAAGTSDFTGAQQKNTLTVLRAFARAIPALGSTWTGSDFCSWDFVTCNVTGASVLGMDARYIGTLPEMPSGVDYTNVMITALDFGAMGQGLSGTLPDSWGKLVLLTELTFSGNNVSGTLPPQWSSMTRLRELWIDDCGRMTGGLPHEWGSMPELRTLLLRHLQLSGTLPPEWAAMPSLQTLEMTAAGGITGTLPPGWSSMRSLTKLFINYSLITGTLPTQWSSMKGLRILSVMRSQVFGRLPPQWSSMKSLTTLNLQGTQVSGTLPTQWSSMKSLSFLYLRRTQVSGTLPRQWSSMKSLTLLVMQRTKVSGTLPPEWSSLKSLTLLSLRLTQVSGTLPPEWSSMTALTILALQYSQVSGTLPAAWSSMSTLKTLALQHTKVSGTLPPQWSGMTSLEILKLDNCHLSRVMPSSWSSIPNLRLISLSGNSLCGCVPKSWAKKPGLDVVIEDAHKGSICLLINACRPKAAPPPTTTRAWNSANAYET, from the coding sequence ATGGcgcagtgcgtgcgtcggctggtgctggcggcgcccctcgccgctgtggtggcgctgctgctgtgcacgaGCAGTGCACCGgtggcgcgtgctgcggggACGAGCGACTTcactggtgcgcagcagaagaacacgctgacggtgctgcgggcgTTTGCGCGTGCGATCCCTGCGCTTGGGAGCACGTGGACGGGCAGCGACTTCTGCTCGTGGGACTTCGTCACGTGCAATGTGACGGGAGCGTCCGTGTTGGGAATGGATGCGAGGTATATTGGCACGCTGCCGGAGATGCCTTCGGGCGTGGACTACACGAACGTCATGATCACGGCACTGGACTTCGGCGCAATGGGCCAGGGGCTGAGCGGGACGCTGCCGGACAGCTGGGGCAAGCTCGTACTGCTGACGGAGCTGACGTTTTCGGGGAACAACGTgagcggcacgctgccgcctcagtggagctcgatgacaCGGCTGAGGGAGTTGTGGATTGATGATTGCGGGCGGATGACCGGCGGCCTGCCGCACGAGTGGGGCTCGATGCCTGAGCTAcggacgctgctgctcagaCACCTGCAGCTGAGCGGTACGCTACCGCCTGAGTGGGCGGCGATGCCCTCACTACAGACGCTCGAGATgactgctgcaggcggcatcaccggcacgctgccgcccgggtggagctcgatgaggTCACTGACGAAGCTTTTCATCAACTACTCGCTGATCACCGGCACGTTGCCCACgcagtggagctcgatgaaaGGACTGAGAATTCTGTCTGTGATGCGCTCTCAAGTTTTCGGCAGACTCCCGCCTCAGTGGAGCTCAATGAAATCGCTGACGACTCTTAATCTCCAGGGCACTCAGGtctccggcacgctgccaactcagtggagctcgatgaaaTCGCTGAGCTTTCTTTATCTGCGCCGCACTCAGGtctccggcacgctgccgcgtcaGTGGAGCTCAATGAAATCGCTGACCCTTCTTGTTATGCAGCGCACTAAGGtctccggcacgctgccgcctgaGTGGAGCTCGCTGAAATCGCTGACCCTTCTTTCTCTGCGGCTCACTCAGGTTTCTGGGACGCTGCCGCCTgagtggagctcgatgacaGCGCTCACCATTCTTGCTTTGCAGTACAGTCAGGtctccggcacgctgcctgcagCGTGGAGTTCGATGAGTACGCTAAAGACTCTTGCTCTGCAGCACACCAAGGTCTCCGGTACGCTACCGCCTCAGTGGAGTGGGATGACGAGTCTCGAAATCCTGAAGCTGGACAACTGCCACCTCTCGCGCGTGATGCCCTCCTCGTGGTCTTCGATACCGAACCTGCGCCTCATCTCACTGAGCGGCAACAGcttgtgcgggtgtgtgccaAAGTCGTGGGCCAAGAAGCCTGGTCTCGATGTCGTCATCGAGGACGCGCACAAGGGCAGCATCTGTCTGCTTATTAACGCCTGCCGCCCAAaggctgctcctccgccaacGACCACGAGGGCATGGAACTCCGCCAATGCCTACGAGACATAG
- a CDS encoding promastigote surface antigen protein PSA yields MAQCVRRLVLAAPLAAVVALLLCTSSAPVARAAGTSDLTGAQQKNTLTVLQAFARAIPALGSTWTGSDFCSWDSVRCTSTMVNVWLRIATYTGTLPEMPAGVDYGNVILSMLDFWNMPKLSGTLPASWLKLELLTSLTFSGCGVSGTLPPQWSSMKSLTSLTVEKSNGITGALPPEWSSMLKLRTLMLRQLQLRSTLPADWGGMTSLSTLGIIAAGSITGTLPAVWSSMRSLTSLSLDDLSLSGSLPAVWSILVRVREFSFREAPLTGTLPPQWESIKGLTIVILRGTRISGTLPPEWSAMTSLVSFNMEDTKVSGSLPPQWSSMTKLQQVLLAETAVSGTLPAAWSALKSLNTLHLSGTQVSGTLPPEWSGMTSLSFLYLEGTRVSGSLPPTWSGMTNAQLLQLENCDLSGSLPPSWSSMPKLQKVSLSGNHFCGCVPDSWTAKERLDVTIEEWHKGEDCKLANAYRPTTAPQTITTTTPTTTTTTTTTTNPPTTTTTTNPPTTTTTTNPPTTTTTTNPPTTSTTTKPPTTTTTTNPPTTSTTTNPPTTTTTTNPPTTTTTTNPPTTSTTTNPPTTTTTTNPPTTSTTTKPPTTTTTTNPSTTSTTTNPPTTTTTTNPPTTTTTTNPPTTSTTTKPPTTTTTTNPPTTSTTTNPPTTTTTTNPPTTTTTTNPPTTSTTTNPPTKTTTTNPPTTTTT; encoded by the coding sequence ATGGcgcagtgcgtgcgtcggctggtgctggcggcgcccctcgccgctgtggtggcgctgctgctgtgcacgaGCAGTGCACCGgtggcgcgtgctgcggggACGAGCGACCTcactggtgcgcagcagaagaacacgctgacggtgctgcaggcgttTGCGCGTGCGATCCCTGCGCTTGGGAGCACGTGGACGGGCAGCGACTTCTGCTCGTGGGACTCGGTCAGGTGCACGTCAACGATGGTCAACGTATGGCTCAGAATTGCGACGTAtaccggcacgctgccggagATGCCTGCGGGCGTGGACTACGGTAACGTGATTCTTAGCATGCTAGACTTTTGGAATATGCCAAAGCTGAGCGGGACGTTGCCGGCCAGCTGGCTCAAGCTCGAACTGTTGACTTCGCTCACGTTTTCGGGCTGCGGCGTgagcggcacgctgccgcctcagtggagctcgatgaaaTCGCTGACGTCACTGACGGTGGAGAAGTCGAATGGCATCACCGGCGCACTGCCGCCCGAGTGGAGCTCAATGCTTAAGCTAAGGACGCTGATGCTGAGGCAACTTCAGCTCAGGAGTACTCTGCCGGCTGACTGGGGTGGGATGACATCATTGTCGACGCTGGGGATCATCGCTGCAGGTAGTATCACCGGCACACTGCCTGCGGTTTGGAGCTCGATGAGGTCACTAACGAGTCTGTCCCTTGACGATTTGTCGCTTAGCGGCTCCCTGCCCGCGGTGTGGAGCATACTGGTGAGAGTGAGGGAGTTTTCTTTCCGGGAAGCGCCGTTGACCGGCACCCTCCCGCCTCAGTGGGAATCGATAAAGGGGTTGACCATTGTAATTCTGCGCGGCACCCGAAtctccggcacgctgccgcccgagTGGAGCGCAATGACATCGCTGGTCAGCTTCAATATGGAGGACACTAAGGTCTCCGGCAGTCTGCCGCCtcagtggagctcgatgacgAAGttgcagcaggtgctgctggccgAGACGGCGGTGTCCGGCACACTTCCTGCAGCGTGGAGTGCGCTGAAGTCGCTCAACACACTTCACCTGTCCGGTACTCAGGTCTctggcacgctgccgcccgagTGGAGTGGGATGACATCGCTGTCATTTCTTTATCTGGAGGGCACTAGGGTGTCCGGCAGTCTGCCGCCCACGTGGAGTGGGATGACAAACGCCCAGCTTTTGCAGCTGGAGAACTGCGATCTGTCCGGCAGTCTGCCCCCCTCGTGGTCTTCGATGCCGAAGCTGCAGAAAGTGTCACTGAGCGGGAACCACTTCTGCGGGTGTGTGCCCGACTCGTGGACGGCGAAGGAGCGCCTCGATGTGACCATCGAGGAATGGCACAAGGGCGAGGACTGCAAGCTTGCTAACGCCTACCGCCCGACTACTGCTCCGCAAACGATCACGACGACCACGCCCAcgaccaccacgaccacgacgaccacgactaacccgcccaccacgacgaccacgactaacccgcccaccacgacgaccacgactaacccgcccaccacgacgaccacgactaacccgcccaccacgagtaccacgactaaaccgcccaccacgacgaccacgactaacccgcccaccacgagtaccacgactaacccgcccaccacgacgaccacgactaacccgcccaccacgacgaccacgactaacccgcccaccacgagtaccacgactaacccgcccaccacgacgaccacgactaacccgcccaccacgagtaccacgactaagccgcccaccacgacgaccacgactaacccgtccaccacgagtaccacgactaacccgcccaccacgacgaccacgactaacccgcccaccacgacgaccacgactaacccgcccaccacgagtaccacgactaaaccgcccaccacgacgaccacgactaacccgcccaccacgagtaccacgactaatccgcccaccacgacgaccacgactaacccgcccaccacgacgaccacgactaacccgcccaccacgagtaccacgactaacccgcccaccaagacgaccacgactaacccgcccaccacgacgaccacg